A DNA window from Castanea sativa cultivar Marrone di Chiusa Pesio chromosome 7, ASM4071231v1 contains the following coding sequences:
- the LOC142642277 gene encoding DNA repair protein REV1 isoform X1 — translation MSMESTRSANSAKRSFNNNSNSASSNSNSNPSNKKKKTSQKTLGVAWGSNSRSSSRSSFSNSPFSNFGSYMVEKNRKLQNQFEAEASTSSHGGLGSVKPIFDGVSIFVDGFTVPSSQELRGYMLKHGGRFENYFSRRRVTHIICSNLPDSKIKNLRSFSRGLPVVKPTWILESVSANKLLSWVPYQLDQLANNQPKLSAFFTLKRSSVSNGASTHAPCQVNPEAEDSSLKVGTSGDTYFSEVSKRFEHSKQISGESDDLVDENSNASLVEEPANSSGKPCEVAMAVPSNIDTEDESSVKNYLQSNHYQPSALVSGNCINNQNMKGSPSSTVSEPSNQSHSTLGDPNFVENYFKNSRLHFIGTWRNRYRKRFRTLSDGFNCTSSNIKASALKTAIMHVDMDCFFVSVVIRNHLELRDKPVAVCHSDNRKGTAEISSANYPARDYGIKAGMFVRDAKALCPHLVIFPYNFEAYEEVADQFYSVLHKHGNKVQAVSCDEAFLDVTDSEGDPQLLASKIRREIFETTGCTASAGIAGNMLMARLATRTAKPDGQCYIPPERVDDYLSQLPIKALPGIGYVLEEKLKKQNVRTCGQLRMISKDSLQKDFGLKTGEMLWNYSRGVDNRLVGLIQESKSVGAEVNWGVRFKDVKDAQNFLSNLCKEVSLRLQGCGVEGRTFTLKIKKRRKDAEEPTKYMGHGDCENLSHSTTVPVATDDVEVLQRITKQLFGSFHLDVKEIRGVGLQVSRLESTENSKQGLERNSLKSWLTSASARTEELCKNNYVAKESSNQGCEGEGDETLVQLCGNSVGLSIQMDSNTYNGAACLNEVSVPPPLCHLDMGVLKSLPPELFSELNEIYGGKLVDFVAKNKGKTENMNHTLRAYSHEKIEGAMKEGQAALLSSMVFQNEIPVENKAKQHIAKEVPAVSGAESFVPASGLMKTDLIPSSLSQVDTAVLQQLPEELKVDIFEHLPAHRMQVFSPNVLLYPTEIPLEALGTKTAENNSGSKDFVLDNNLWVGIPPQWVEKFKVSNCLILNILAEMYYKSGSTGNLSPILQCISSVSIHQLDAFQDGWDEAMYILCELLKQYIKLKIELDIEEIYVCFRLLRRFAMKSEFFIQVYNIVSPYLQALVGENYGGNLHMSLKD, via the exons ATGAGTATGGAATCGACTCGCTCAGCCAACTCGGCCAAAAGAAGCTTCAATAATAACAGCAACTCGGCctcttcaaattcaaattcaaacccttccaataagaagaaaaaaaccagTCAGAAAACCCTAGGCGTCGCTTGGGGCTCCAATTCTCGCTCTTCGTCTCGCTCCTCCTTCAGCAATTCACCGTTCTCCAATTTCGGCAg tTATATGGTGGAGAAGAATAGGAAACTTCAGAACCAGTTTGAAGCCGAAGCTTCGACTTCTTCTCATGGTGGTTTGGGTTCTGTGAAGCCTATATTCGATGGGGTTTCCATCTTTGTCGATGGTTTCACGGTTCCTTCCAGTCAG GAACTGCGAGGCTACATGTTAAAGCATGGTGGAAGATTTGAGAATTACTTTTCAAGACGTCGGGTCACCCATATCATCTGCAGTAATCTTCCTGATAGTAAAATTAAGAACTTGAG ATCCTTTAGCCGTGGGCTCCCGGTGGTTAAACCCACATGGATTTTGGAGTCTGTTTCTGCCAATAAACTTCTGAGTT GGGTTCCGTACCAACTTGATCAGCTTGCTAATAACCAACCAAAGTTGTCAGCATTTTTTACCCTGAAAAGAAGCTCAGTCTCAAATGGTGCCTCAACTCATGCACCTTGTCAAGTAAATCCTGAAGCTGAGGATTCATCTTTAAAAGTTGGTACATCAGGTGATACATATTTTTCTGAAGTGAGTAAACGCTTTGAGCACAGTAAGCAAATTAGTGGAGAATCCGATGACCTTGTGGATGAGAACTCTAATGCATCATTAGTTGAGGAGCCAGCTAACAGCTCTGGCAAACCTTGTGAAGTGGCTATGGCAGTACCAAGTAATATTGACACAGAAGATGAGAGCAGTGTAAAAAATTATCTGCAGTCAAATCATTACCAACCCTCTGCACTTGTTAGCGGCAACTGCATAAACAACCAAAATATGAAAGGTTCGCCAAGTTCAACAGTCAGTGAGCCTTCTAATCAGAGTCATTCAACTCTTGGGGATCCCAATTTTGTGGAAAATTATTTCAAG AACTCGAGGCTGCACTTCATAGGAACCTGGAGAAATCGATACCGTAAACGTTTTCGCACCTTATCTGATGGGTTTAATTGCACAAGTTCTAATATTAAAGCCTCTGCTCTGAAGACTGCTATTATGCATGTTGACATG GACTGCTTCTTTGTCTCAGTTGTCATCAGGAACCATCTTGAATTACGAGATAAGCCTGTTGCTGTATGCCATTCAGACAACAGGAAAGGAACTGCTGAAATTTCATCTGCAAACTACCCTGCTCGAGATTATG GAATTAAGGCTGGAATGTTTGTTAGAGATGCCAAGGCTCTTTGTCCCCACTTGGTCATTTTTCCATACAACTTTGAAGCTTATGAGGAG GTAGCTGATCAGTTTTATAGCGTATTGCATAAGCACGGAAACAAAGTGCAG GCTGTAAGCTGTGATGAAGCCTTTTTAGATGTGACTGACTCAGAGGGGGATCCCCAGCTTCTAGCTTCAAAAAtaagaagagagatttttgaGACAACCGGATGCACTGCTAGTGCTGGTATTGCTGGGAATATGCTTATGGCTCGCCTTGCCACTAGAACTGCAAAACCAGATGGTCAATGTTACATTCCTCCTGAAAGG GTGGATGATTATTTAAGTCAACTTCCAATCAAGGCACTTCCAGGGATAGGGTATGTTTTAGAGGAGAAGTTGAAGAAGCAAAATGTTCGGACTTGTGGACAGTTGCGTATGATTTCCAAG GATTCTCTTCAAAAAGACTTTGGACTGAAGACTGGGGAGATGTTATGGAATTATAGCAGAGGAGTAGATAATCGGCTGGTTGGGTTGATTCAG GAAAGCAAATCTGTAGGTGCTGAAGTGAATTGGGGTGTGAGGTTCAAGGATGTGAAAGAT GCTCAAAACTTCCTCTCAAACCTCTGCAAGGAGGTTTCATTGCGCTTGCAAGGATGTGGAGTGGAAGGGCGCACTTTTACCCTCAAG ataaaaaagagaagaaaagatgcTGAGGAGCCTACAAAGTATATGGGCCATGGAGATTGTGAAAATCTGAGTCACTCCACAACG GTTCCGGTTGCTACTGATGATGTGGAAGTACTTCAAAGGATAACAAAGCAACTTTTTGGATCCTTCCACTTGG ATGTCAAGGAGATTCGGGGTGTTGGCTTGCAAGTTTCCAGGCTTGAAAGCACAGAGAATTCCAAGCAAG GGCTTGAAAGAAATTCTTTGAAATCATGGCTCACCTCTGCCTCAGCCAGAACAGAAGAACTATGCAAGAACAATTATGTAGCCAAAGAGAGTTCTAATCAAG GTTGTGAAGGAGAGGGAGATGAAACTTTGGTTCAGCTGTGTGGTAATTCAGTTGGGCTTTCAATTCAAATGGACAGTAATACCTACAATGGTGCAGCTTGTCTGAATGAGGTTTCAGTGCCGCCACCTTTATGTCATCTTGATATGGGAGTTTTAAAGAGCCTTCCTCCTGAACTTTTTTCAGAGTTGAATGAAATATATGGTGGGAAGTTGGTTGattttgttgctaaaaataaaggtaaaactgaaaatatgaaCCATACTTTGAGGGCTTATTCACATGAAAAAATAGAAG gtgCAATGAAAGAGGGGCAGGCAGCTCTCCTTTCTAGTATGGTCTTCCAAAATGAAATTCCAGTAGAAAATAAG GCAAAGCAACACATAGCTAAGGAAGTTCCGGCAGTTTCTGGGGCAGAATCCTTTGTTCCTGCTTCAGGACTTATGAAAACTGATTTGATACCTTCCTCTCTAAGTCAAGTAGATACTGCGGTTTTACAGCAGTTGCCTGAAGAATTGAAAGTTGACATATTTGAGCATCTTCCTGCACACAGGATGCAAGTCTTTTCTCCAAATGTTCTCTTGTATCCTACAGAAATCCCTCTGGAAGCATTAGGTACCAAGACAGCTGAGAACAACTCTGGATCAAAGGATTTTGTCTTGGACAACAATCTTTGGGTTGGAATTCCTCCACAGTGGGTTGAGAAGTTCAAAGTCAGCAATTGCTTGATATTAAACATTCTTGCTGAGATGTATTACAAATCAGGCTCAACTGGAAATTTATCTCCAATTCTGCAGTGTATTAGTTCTGTATCTATACATCAACTAGATGCATTTCAAGATGGTTGGGATGAAGCTATGTACATCTTGTGCGAGCTTCTGAAGCAGTATATTAAACTAAAGATAGAATTAGATATTGAAGAGATCTATGTTTGTTTTCGTCTTCTTAGAAG GTTTGCTATGAAATCAGAATTCTTCATACAAGTGTACAATATAGTCTCTCCTTACCTTCAG
- the LOC142642277 gene encoding DNA repair protein REV1 isoform X3: MSMESTRSANSAKRSFNNNSNSASSNSNSNPSNKKKKTSQKTLGVAWGSNSRSSSRSSFSNSPFSNFGSYMVEKNRKLQNQFEAEASTSSHGGLGSVKPIFDGVSIFVDGFTVPSSQELRGYMLKHGGRFENYFSRRRVTHIICSNLPDSKIKNLRSFSRGLPVVKPTWILESVSANKLLSWVPYQLDQLANNQPKLSAFFTLKRSSVSNGASTHAPCQVNPEAEDSSLKVGTSGDTYFSEVSKRFEHSKQISGESDDLVDENSNASLVEEPANSSGKPCEVAMAVPSNIDTEDESSVKNYLQSNHYQPSALVSGNCINNQNMKGSPSSTVSEPSNQSHSTLGDPNFVENYFKNSRLHFIGTWRNRYRKRFRTLSDGFNCTSSNIKASALKTAIMHVDMLSSGTILNYEISLLLYAIQTTGKELLKFHLQTTLLEIMAGMFVRDAKALCPHLVIFPYNFEAYEEVADQFYSVLHKHGNKVQAVSCDEAFLDVTDSEGDPQLLASKIRREIFETTGCTASAGIAGNMLMARLATRTAKPDGQCYIPPERVDDYLSQLPIKALPGIGYVLEEKLKKQNVRTCGQLRMISKDSLQKDFGLKTGEMLWNYSRGVDNRLVGLIQESKSVGAEVNWGVRFKDVKDAQNFLSNLCKEVSLRLQGCGVEGRTFTLKIKKRRKDAEEPTKYMGHGDCENLSHSTTVPVATDDVEVLQRITKQLFGSFHLDVKEIRGVGLQVSRLESTENSKQGLERNSLKSWLTSASARTEELCKNNYVAKESSNQGCEGEGDETLVQLCGNSVGLSIQMDSNTYNGAACLNEVSVPPPLCHLDMGVLKSLPPELFSELNEIYGGKLVDFVAKNKGKTENMNHTLRAYSHEKIEGAMKEGQAALLSSMVFQNEIPVENKAKQHIAKEVPAVSGAESFVPASGLMKTDLIPSSLSQVDTAVLQQLPEELKVDIFEHLPAHRMQVFSPNVLLYPTEIPLEALGTKTAENNSGSKDFVLDNNLWVGIPPQWVEKFKVSNCLILNILAEMYYKSGSTGNLSPILQCISSVSIHQLDAFQDGWDEAMYILCELLKQYIKLKIELDIEEIYVCFRLLRRFAMKSEFFIQVYNIVSPYLQALVGENYGGNLHMSLKD, from the exons ATGAGTATGGAATCGACTCGCTCAGCCAACTCGGCCAAAAGAAGCTTCAATAATAACAGCAACTCGGCctcttcaaattcaaattcaaacccttccaataagaagaaaaaaaccagTCAGAAAACCCTAGGCGTCGCTTGGGGCTCCAATTCTCGCTCTTCGTCTCGCTCCTCCTTCAGCAATTCACCGTTCTCCAATTTCGGCAg tTATATGGTGGAGAAGAATAGGAAACTTCAGAACCAGTTTGAAGCCGAAGCTTCGACTTCTTCTCATGGTGGTTTGGGTTCTGTGAAGCCTATATTCGATGGGGTTTCCATCTTTGTCGATGGTTTCACGGTTCCTTCCAGTCAG GAACTGCGAGGCTACATGTTAAAGCATGGTGGAAGATTTGAGAATTACTTTTCAAGACGTCGGGTCACCCATATCATCTGCAGTAATCTTCCTGATAGTAAAATTAAGAACTTGAG ATCCTTTAGCCGTGGGCTCCCGGTGGTTAAACCCACATGGATTTTGGAGTCTGTTTCTGCCAATAAACTTCTGAGTT GGGTTCCGTACCAACTTGATCAGCTTGCTAATAACCAACCAAAGTTGTCAGCATTTTTTACCCTGAAAAGAAGCTCAGTCTCAAATGGTGCCTCAACTCATGCACCTTGTCAAGTAAATCCTGAAGCTGAGGATTCATCTTTAAAAGTTGGTACATCAGGTGATACATATTTTTCTGAAGTGAGTAAACGCTTTGAGCACAGTAAGCAAATTAGTGGAGAATCCGATGACCTTGTGGATGAGAACTCTAATGCATCATTAGTTGAGGAGCCAGCTAACAGCTCTGGCAAACCTTGTGAAGTGGCTATGGCAGTACCAAGTAATATTGACACAGAAGATGAGAGCAGTGTAAAAAATTATCTGCAGTCAAATCATTACCAACCCTCTGCACTTGTTAGCGGCAACTGCATAAACAACCAAAATATGAAAGGTTCGCCAAGTTCAACAGTCAGTGAGCCTTCTAATCAGAGTCATTCAACTCTTGGGGATCCCAATTTTGTGGAAAATTATTTCAAG AACTCGAGGCTGCACTTCATAGGAACCTGGAGAAATCGATACCGTAAACGTTTTCGCACCTTATCTGATGGGTTTAATTGCACAAGTTCTAATATTAAAGCCTCTGCTCTGAAGACTGCTATTATGCATGTTGACATG TTGTCATCAGGAACCATCTTGAATTACGAGATAAGCCTGTTGCTGTATGCCATTCAGACAACAGGAAAGGAACTGCTGAAATTTCATCTGCAAACTACCCTGCTCGAGATTATG GCTGGAATGTTTGTTAGAGATGCCAAGGCTCTTTGTCCCCACTTGGTCATTTTTCCATACAACTTTGAAGCTTATGAGGAG GTAGCTGATCAGTTTTATAGCGTATTGCATAAGCACGGAAACAAAGTGCAG GCTGTAAGCTGTGATGAAGCCTTTTTAGATGTGACTGACTCAGAGGGGGATCCCCAGCTTCTAGCTTCAAAAAtaagaagagagatttttgaGACAACCGGATGCACTGCTAGTGCTGGTATTGCTGGGAATATGCTTATGGCTCGCCTTGCCACTAGAACTGCAAAACCAGATGGTCAATGTTACATTCCTCCTGAAAGG GTGGATGATTATTTAAGTCAACTTCCAATCAAGGCACTTCCAGGGATAGGGTATGTTTTAGAGGAGAAGTTGAAGAAGCAAAATGTTCGGACTTGTGGACAGTTGCGTATGATTTCCAAG GATTCTCTTCAAAAAGACTTTGGACTGAAGACTGGGGAGATGTTATGGAATTATAGCAGAGGAGTAGATAATCGGCTGGTTGGGTTGATTCAG GAAAGCAAATCTGTAGGTGCTGAAGTGAATTGGGGTGTGAGGTTCAAGGATGTGAAAGAT GCTCAAAACTTCCTCTCAAACCTCTGCAAGGAGGTTTCATTGCGCTTGCAAGGATGTGGAGTGGAAGGGCGCACTTTTACCCTCAAG ataaaaaagagaagaaaagatgcTGAGGAGCCTACAAAGTATATGGGCCATGGAGATTGTGAAAATCTGAGTCACTCCACAACG GTTCCGGTTGCTACTGATGATGTGGAAGTACTTCAAAGGATAACAAAGCAACTTTTTGGATCCTTCCACTTGG ATGTCAAGGAGATTCGGGGTGTTGGCTTGCAAGTTTCCAGGCTTGAAAGCACAGAGAATTCCAAGCAAG GGCTTGAAAGAAATTCTTTGAAATCATGGCTCACCTCTGCCTCAGCCAGAACAGAAGAACTATGCAAGAACAATTATGTAGCCAAAGAGAGTTCTAATCAAG GTTGTGAAGGAGAGGGAGATGAAACTTTGGTTCAGCTGTGTGGTAATTCAGTTGGGCTTTCAATTCAAATGGACAGTAATACCTACAATGGTGCAGCTTGTCTGAATGAGGTTTCAGTGCCGCCACCTTTATGTCATCTTGATATGGGAGTTTTAAAGAGCCTTCCTCCTGAACTTTTTTCAGAGTTGAATGAAATATATGGTGGGAAGTTGGTTGattttgttgctaaaaataaaggtaaaactgaaaatatgaaCCATACTTTGAGGGCTTATTCACATGAAAAAATAGAAG gtgCAATGAAAGAGGGGCAGGCAGCTCTCCTTTCTAGTATGGTCTTCCAAAATGAAATTCCAGTAGAAAATAAG GCAAAGCAACACATAGCTAAGGAAGTTCCGGCAGTTTCTGGGGCAGAATCCTTTGTTCCTGCTTCAGGACTTATGAAAACTGATTTGATACCTTCCTCTCTAAGTCAAGTAGATACTGCGGTTTTACAGCAGTTGCCTGAAGAATTGAAAGTTGACATATTTGAGCATCTTCCTGCACACAGGATGCAAGTCTTTTCTCCAAATGTTCTCTTGTATCCTACAGAAATCCCTCTGGAAGCATTAGGTACCAAGACAGCTGAGAACAACTCTGGATCAAAGGATTTTGTCTTGGACAACAATCTTTGGGTTGGAATTCCTCCACAGTGGGTTGAGAAGTTCAAAGTCAGCAATTGCTTGATATTAAACATTCTTGCTGAGATGTATTACAAATCAGGCTCAACTGGAAATTTATCTCCAATTCTGCAGTGTATTAGTTCTGTATCTATACATCAACTAGATGCATTTCAAGATGGTTGGGATGAAGCTATGTACATCTTGTGCGAGCTTCTGAAGCAGTATATTAAACTAAAGATAGAATTAGATATTGAAGAGATCTATGTTTGTTTTCGTCTTCTTAGAAG GTTTGCTATGAAATCAGAATTCTTCATACAAGTGTACAATATAGTCTCTCCTTACCTTCAG
- the LOC142642277 gene encoding DNA repair protein REV1 isoform X2, whose protein sequence is MSMESTRSANSAKRSFNNNSNSASSNSNSNPSNKKKKTSQKTLGVAWGSNSRSSSRSSFSNSPFSNFGSYMVEKNRKLQNQFEAEASTSSHGGLGSVKPIFDGVSIFVDGFTVPSSQELRGYMLKHGGRFENYFSRRRVTHIICSNLPDSKIKNLRSFSRGLPVVKPTWILESVSANKLLSWVPYQLDQLANNQPKLSAFFTLKRSSVSNGASTHAPCQVNPEAEDSSLKVGTSGDTYFSEVSKRFEHSKQISGESDDLVDENSNASLVEEPANSSGKPCEVAMAVPSNIDTEDESSVKNYLQSNHYQPSALVSGNCINNQNMKGSPSSTVSEPSNQSHSTLGDPNFVENYFKNSRLHFIGTWRNRYRKRFRTLSDGFNCTSSNIKASALKTAIMHVDMLSSGTILNYEISLLLYAIQTTGKELLKFHLQTTLLEIMVGIKAGMFVRDAKALCPHLVIFPYNFEAYEEVADQFYSVLHKHGNKVQAVSCDEAFLDVTDSEGDPQLLASKIRREIFETTGCTASAGIAGNMLMARLATRTAKPDGQCYIPPERVDDYLSQLPIKALPGIGYVLEEKLKKQNVRTCGQLRMISKDSLQKDFGLKTGEMLWNYSRGVDNRLVGLIQESKSVGAEVNWGVRFKDVKDAQNFLSNLCKEVSLRLQGCGVEGRTFTLKIKKRRKDAEEPTKYMGHGDCENLSHSTTVPVATDDVEVLQRITKQLFGSFHLDVKEIRGVGLQVSRLESTENSKQGLERNSLKSWLTSASARTEELCKNNYVAKESSNQGCEGEGDETLVQLCGNSVGLSIQMDSNTYNGAACLNEVSVPPPLCHLDMGVLKSLPPELFSELNEIYGGKLVDFVAKNKGKTENMNHTLRAYSHEKIEGAMKEGQAALLSSMVFQNEIPVENKAKQHIAKEVPAVSGAESFVPASGLMKTDLIPSSLSQVDTAVLQQLPEELKVDIFEHLPAHRMQVFSPNVLLYPTEIPLEALGTKTAENNSGSKDFVLDNNLWVGIPPQWVEKFKVSNCLILNILAEMYYKSGSTGNLSPILQCISSVSIHQLDAFQDGWDEAMYILCELLKQYIKLKIELDIEEIYVCFRLLRRFAMKSEFFIQVYNIVSPYLQALVGENYGGNLHMSLKD, encoded by the exons ATGAGTATGGAATCGACTCGCTCAGCCAACTCGGCCAAAAGAAGCTTCAATAATAACAGCAACTCGGCctcttcaaattcaaattcaaacccttccaataagaagaaaaaaaccagTCAGAAAACCCTAGGCGTCGCTTGGGGCTCCAATTCTCGCTCTTCGTCTCGCTCCTCCTTCAGCAATTCACCGTTCTCCAATTTCGGCAg tTATATGGTGGAGAAGAATAGGAAACTTCAGAACCAGTTTGAAGCCGAAGCTTCGACTTCTTCTCATGGTGGTTTGGGTTCTGTGAAGCCTATATTCGATGGGGTTTCCATCTTTGTCGATGGTTTCACGGTTCCTTCCAGTCAG GAACTGCGAGGCTACATGTTAAAGCATGGTGGAAGATTTGAGAATTACTTTTCAAGACGTCGGGTCACCCATATCATCTGCAGTAATCTTCCTGATAGTAAAATTAAGAACTTGAG ATCCTTTAGCCGTGGGCTCCCGGTGGTTAAACCCACATGGATTTTGGAGTCTGTTTCTGCCAATAAACTTCTGAGTT GGGTTCCGTACCAACTTGATCAGCTTGCTAATAACCAACCAAAGTTGTCAGCATTTTTTACCCTGAAAAGAAGCTCAGTCTCAAATGGTGCCTCAACTCATGCACCTTGTCAAGTAAATCCTGAAGCTGAGGATTCATCTTTAAAAGTTGGTACATCAGGTGATACATATTTTTCTGAAGTGAGTAAACGCTTTGAGCACAGTAAGCAAATTAGTGGAGAATCCGATGACCTTGTGGATGAGAACTCTAATGCATCATTAGTTGAGGAGCCAGCTAACAGCTCTGGCAAACCTTGTGAAGTGGCTATGGCAGTACCAAGTAATATTGACACAGAAGATGAGAGCAGTGTAAAAAATTATCTGCAGTCAAATCATTACCAACCCTCTGCACTTGTTAGCGGCAACTGCATAAACAACCAAAATATGAAAGGTTCGCCAAGTTCAACAGTCAGTGAGCCTTCTAATCAGAGTCATTCAACTCTTGGGGATCCCAATTTTGTGGAAAATTATTTCAAG AACTCGAGGCTGCACTTCATAGGAACCTGGAGAAATCGATACCGTAAACGTTTTCGCACCTTATCTGATGGGTTTAATTGCACAAGTTCTAATATTAAAGCCTCTGCTCTGAAGACTGCTATTATGCATGTTGACATG TTGTCATCAGGAACCATCTTGAATTACGAGATAAGCCTGTTGCTGTATGCCATTCAGACAACAGGAAAGGAACTGCTGAAATTTCATCTGCAAACTACCCTGCTCGAGATTATGGTTG GAATTAAGGCTGGAATGTTTGTTAGAGATGCCAAGGCTCTTTGTCCCCACTTGGTCATTTTTCCATACAACTTTGAAGCTTATGAGGAG GTAGCTGATCAGTTTTATAGCGTATTGCATAAGCACGGAAACAAAGTGCAG GCTGTAAGCTGTGATGAAGCCTTTTTAGATGTGACTGACTCAGAGGGGGATCCCCAGCTTCTAGCTTCAAAAAtaagaagagagatttttgaGACAACCGGATGCACTGCTAGTGCTGGTATTGCTGGGAATATGCTTATGGCTCGCCTTGCCACTAGAACTGCAAAACCAGATGGTCAATGTTACATTCCTCCTGAAAGG GTGGATGATTATTTAAGTCAACTTCCAATCAAGGCACTTCCAGGGATAGGGTATGTTTTAGAGGAGAAGTTGAAGAAGCAAAATGTTCGGACTTGTGGACAGTTGCGTATGATTTCCAAG GATTCTCTTCAAAAAGACTTTGGACTGAAGACTGGGGAGATGTTATGGAATTATAGCAGAGGAGTAGATAATCGGCTGGTTGGGTTGATTCAG GAAAGCAAATCTGTAGGTGCTGAAGTGAATTGGGGTGTGAGGTTCAAGGATGTGAAAGAT GCTCAAAACTTCCTCTCAAACCTCTGCAAGGAGGTTTCATTGCGCTTGCAAGGATGTGGAGTGGAAGGGCGCACTTTTACCCTCAAG ataaaaaagagaagaaaagatgcTGAGGAGCCTACAAAGTATATGGGCCATGGAGATTGTGAAAATCTGAGTCACTCCACAACG GTTCCGGTTGCTACTGATGATGTGGAAGTACTTCAAAGGATAACAAAGCAACTTTTTGGATCCTTCCACTTGG ATGTCAAGGAGATTCGGGGTGTTGGCTTGCAAGTTTCCAGGCTTGAAAGCACAGAGAATTCCAAGCAAG GGCTTGAAAGAAATTCTTTGAAATCATGGCTCACCTCTGCCTCAGCCAGAACAGAAGAACTATGCAAGAACAATTATGTAGCCAAAGAGAGTTCTAATCAAG GTTGTGAAGGAGAGGGAGATGAAACTTTGGTTCAGCTGTGTGGTAATTCAGTTGGGCTTTCAATTCAAATGGACAGTAATACCTACAATGGTGCAGCTTGTCTGAATGAGGTTTCAGTGCCGCCACCTTTATGTCATCTTGATATGGGAGTTTTAAAGAGCCTTCCTCCTGAACTTTTTTCAGAGTTGAATGAAATATATGGTGGGAAGTTGGTTGattttgttgctaaaaataaaggtaaaactgaaaatatgaaCCATACTTTGAGGGCTTATTCACATGAAAAAATAGAAG gtgCAATGAAAGAGGGGCAGGCAGCTCTCCTTTCTAGTATGGTCTTCCAAAATGAAATTCCAGTAGAAAATAAG GCAAAGCAACACATAGCTAAGGAAGTTCCGGCAGTTTCTGGGGCAGAATCCTTTGTTCCTGCTTCAGGACTTATGAAAACTGATTTGATACCTTCCTCTCTAAGTCAAGTAGATACTGCGGTTTTACAGCAGTTGCCTGAAGAATTGAAAGTTGACATATTTGAGCATCTTCCTGCACACAGGATGCAAGTCTTTTCTCCAAATGTTCTCTTGTATCCTACAGAAATCCCTCTGGAAGCATTAGGTACCAAGACAGCTGAGAACAACTCTGGATCAAAGGATTTTGTCTTGGACAACAATCTTTGGGTTGGAATTCCTCCACAGTGGGTTGAGAAGTTCAAAGTCAGCAATTGCTTGATATTAAACATTCTTGCTGAGATGTATTACAAATCAGGCTCAACTGGAAATTTATCTCCAATTCTGCAGTGTATTAGTTCTGTATCTATACATCAACTAGATGCATTTCAAGATGGTTGGGATGAAGCTATGTACATCTTGTGCGAGCTTCTGAAGCAGTATATTAAACTAAAGATAGAATTAGATATTGAAGAGATCTATGTTTGTTTTCGTCTTCTTAGAAG GTTTGCTATGAAATCAGAATTCTTCATACAAGTGTACAATATAGTCTCTCCTTACCTTCAG